A window of Rhizobium acidisoli contains these coding sequences:
- the phnH gene encoding phosphonate C-P lyase system protein PhnH: MGLKTEALTGGFADPVFDAQSVFKMLMDGMARPGTIQTVQPDIAPPLPLGIAAGTIALTLCDHDTSVWLSQGLAKSAVPEWLGFHTGAPLTTEKAEARFAFTEAGIPLCPFSLFASGTQEYPDRSTTLVIELSALEGGRRLALMGPGIQSVAEVAPVGLPETFLRLWTENRALFPRGIDIVLTSATRFLCLPRTTKITATEI, translated from the coding sequence ATGGGCCTGAAGACAGAAGCCTTGACCGGCGGCTTTGCCGACCCGGTCTTCGATGCCCAAAGTGTCTTCAAGATGCTGATGGACGGCATGGCCCGCCCCGGCACGATCCAGACCGTTCAGCCCGATATCGCGCCGCCTCTGCCACTCGGCATCGCCGCCGGCACGATCGCGTTGACGCTTTGCGACCACGACACATCAGTCTGGCTTTCCCAGGGGCTGGCGAAATCGGCGGTGCCGGAATGGCTCGGCTTCCACACCGGCGCGCCTTTGACCACTGAGAAGGCCGAGGCACGCTTTGCGTTCACGGAAGCCGGCATCCCGCTTTGCCCGTTCAGCCTCTTCGCCTCGGGCACGCAGGAATATCCCGACCGCTCGACGACGCTCGTCATCGAACTTTCCGCACTCGAAGGTGGGCGCAGGCTGGCGCTGATGGGTCCCGGCATCCAGAGCGTGGCGGAAGTCGCGCCTGTCGGCCTGCCGGAGACCTTCCTGCGGCTCTGGACCGAGAACCGCGCGCTCTTCCCGCGCGGCATCGACATCGTGCTGACATCGGCGACACGTTTTCTCTGCCTGCCGCGCACCACCAAGATCACAGCAACGGAGATCTGA